The Cetobacterium sp. ZOR0034 DNA segment GATCTTTTAAATGTTGAAGATAGCGAGAAAACTCTTATTAAAGATTTGACAATTGGAAAAATGCAGATGATAGAGATTGCTAAAGCTCTTTCTCAAAATGCTAAACTTATAGTTATGGATGAGCCAACTGATGCTCTAACTGATAAAGAAACTGAAAGTCTTTTCAATGTTATAAGAGAACTTACTTCAGAAGGAAGAAGTATCATCTATATATCACACAGATTAAAAGAGATTCCTGCAATCTGTGACGACATTACAGTTTTAAGAGATGGAAAGTTTATCTCTGAAGCTGAAGTTAAAGATATAGATGAAAACTACATTATACAAAGTATGGTTGGAAGAACTCTTGATGAGCAATTCCCAAATGTAGTTGTAACTCCTGGCGATGAAGTTTTAAAAGTTGAAAACCTTTCTGGTGAATATGTTAAAAATGCATCGTTCACTTTAAGAAAAGGAGAGATTCTTGGAATTGCTGGTCTTATGGGAGCAGGAAGAAGTGAACTTGTTAAAACTATATATGGTTATTATAAAAAATCTTCTGGAAAAGTTTTTGTAGATGGAAAAGAGGTTAATATCACTTCACCTGAATCTGGAGTAAATAATGGAATAGCTTATGTTTCAGAGGATAGAAAAGGAGACGGTTTAGTTCTAGGGTTAAGCGTAAAAGAGAATATGACTCTTTCATCTTTAAAATTCTTCTCTAAAAAGTTTGGATTAAATAAAAAATCAGAAAATAACTCTGTTCAAGAATACATTGAAAAATTCAGTATAAAAACTCCTTCAGAGAATGCAATTATCAAAAACTTAAGTGGTGGAAACCAACAAAAAGTTGCTATAGCAAAAGCTCTTTTAACAAATCCTAAAATTCTTATTTTAGATGAACCAACTAGAGGAGTTGACGTTGGAGCTAAAAAAGAGATCTATGATGTTATAAACGAACTTAAAACTAAAGGTTTAAGTATAATTATGATTTCATCAGAGATGCCGGAAGTTATGGGATTAAGCGACAGAATCATGGTTGTCCATGAACACAAAATCAGTGGAACACTTTTAAAAGATGAGTTCACTCAAGAAAAAATAATGAGATATGCAGTAGGAGTTGAAAATAAATAATGTTAAAAAAAATATATAACAATAAACCTTTAATCGGGTTAATTGTTTTCTCTATAATAGTTTCATTCTTAAATCCAAGATTTTTATCTATGGGAAATATTTTAAATGTTTTAAGACAAACATCTATAAACTCAGTTATCGCTATTGGGATGACTCTTGTAATTTTAACAGGTGGAATCGATCTATCTGTTGGTTCTATTCTAGCTTTAACTGGAGCTATGGGAGCAAGTTTAATAGCTAATGGAGTAAATCCTGTACTTGCTATTTTTATAGCTATTGTTCTTGGTGCTATATTTGGTATTTTTAATGGATTATTAATATCTTATGCAAAACTTCAGCCTTTCATCGTAACTCTTGTTACTATGACTCTTTTAAGAGGAGCAACTCTTGTTTTCACAGATGGAAAACCTATCCCTGTTAGAGATGGCGGAGATTTCTTTGATAATATCGGTGGAGGATATATCCTTGATATTCCTATTCCTATCTATATTATGATTGCTCTTTTCATTGCTGGATACTACATTTTAAATAATCTGAAATTTGGTAGATATATCTATGCTATTGGTGGAAACGAAGAAGCAACTAAACTTTCTGGAGTAAACACTTCTAAATATAAAACTCTTGTTTATGGAGTTGCAGGAGCTCTCTCTGCATTAGCGGGTGTTATCATCACATCTAGACTTGGTTCTGCTCAACCTACCGCTGGATCTGGTTATGAATTGGATGCTATCGCTGCTGTTGTTCTTGGAGGAACATCACTGGCTGGTGGAATTGGAAGTATTGCTGGAACTGCCCTTGGTGCAATTATCATAGGTGTTTTAGGAAACGCTTTAAACCTTTTAAATGTTTCGTCATACTATCAAATGATGGTAAAAGCTGCTGTAATTCTTATTGCGGTTTTAATAGATAAAAAATCTTCAAAATAACAGTATTTAAAATAAAAAAATGGGTGGTTAATTATGAAAAATAGATTGAAGTATTTAGGATTTATGACTCTAGTTTTAGGAATGAGTACTCTTGCTGAAGCTGCAAAAATTGGATTTGTTGTTTCAACACAAGATAACCCTTTCTTCGTTACTCTTAAAGAGGGAGCAGTTTCTAAAGCCAAAGAGATGGGACATGAGATTATAGTTTTAGACTCTCAAAATGACCCTTCTAAAGAGTTAGGAAATGTTGAGGATTTACTTATAAATAAAATAGACGTTTTACTTATAAACCCAACTGATTCTGATGCAGTTATATCATCAGTTAAAGCTGCTAACCGTCGTAAAGTACCAGTAATAACTTTAGATAGAGCTTCTAACAGTGGAAAAGTGGTAGCTCACATTGCATCTGATAACATTGCTGGTGGAGAGTTAGCTGGAAACTTTATCATCGAAAAGTTAGAGGGAAAATCAGTTAAAGTTGTTGAACTTGAAGGAATTCCTGGAACAACTGCTGCTCGTGATAGAGGAGAAGGGTTTAATAAAGCTGCTGCTGGAAAATTAGATATAGTTGCTAAGCAAGCTGCTGATTTTGATAGAACAAAGGGGCTTAATGTTATGGAAAACATACTTCAAGGTCAATCTGAAATCAATGCTGTTTTTGCTCATAACGATGAGATGGCTCTTGGAGCTTTAAGAGCTATTGAAGCTGCGGGTAAAAAAGATGTTTTAATCGTTGGCTTTGATGCTACAGAGGACGCTGTTAAAGCCGTTAAAGAGGGTAAATTAGCTGCAACAGTTGCACAAAAACCTGGAGAAATTGGTGCAGAGGGTATTATTGCTGCTGATAAAGTAATAAAAAAAGAAAATATTCCTACATTTATTCCTGTACCTTTAGAGCTAGTAACACAATAGTTTAAACATATTTAGAATAAATTTTGAGCTTTTTTATAGTAGTGTGACTTTAATCACACTACTTTTTTTTATTTAAAAGTATTATAATAGATAAAATACTTGTATACCAAGGAGGAGATGTATTATGAATAAAATTCAAACGACTTGCAACTATTGTTCGCTTGCTTGCAACATGGATTTTTATGTGGAGAACGGATCTATTAAAAAGGTTGTTCCATCTGAAAAATATCCTGTTAATAAAGGTTTCAGCTGTATTAAGGGGCTTAACTTAGATAAGCAACTTACTTCAGATGATTTTCCTAAAAACCCTATACTAAAAACATCTACCGGAAGAGAGGAGATATCTTGGGACTCTGCTTACTCACTTTTCAGCCAAAAATTAAAAGATATCACAGAGAAGTATGGTAAAGAAAGTGTAGCTGCTATAAGTACTGGTCAACTTGCCTTAGAAGAGATGGCTTTAGTTGGACATGTTTTTAGAAACTATGTAGGTGGACAACTAGATGGAAATACAAGACTTTGTATGGCAACTTCGGTTGTAGCTCATAAGCAAAGTTTTGGTTTTGATGCTCCTCCTTATACTTTAAACGATTTTGAACTTTCTGACACAATCATTTTTACTGGAGCTAACCCTGTTGTAGCTCATCCTATCATCTGGGATAGAGTAAGAAAAAACAAAAATAAAAAAGTTATCGTTATAGATATCAGAAAAAGTGAAACAGCTATGAATGCTGACTATTTCTTCTGCATAAAACCAAAAAGTGATCTTGTTCTTTACTATACTATAGCTAACTACTTAATCGAAAAAAATTGGATAGACAACTCATACATAGAAAATTTCTCTGAGAACTTTGAAGATTTCAAAAAGCATGTAAGTAAGTTCTCAATAGATGATATTGAAGAAACTGTTGGAATTACAAAAGATCAGTTTATAACTTTAGCAACACTTATCCACGAAGGAGATGCCGTTTCTTTCTGGTGGACTATGGGTATCAACCAAAGTTACCAAGCTGTTAGAACTGCTCAAGGAATAATAAACTTAGCTGTTATGACTGGAAATATTGGAAGACCTGGAACAGGAGCTAACTCTATAACTGGGCAATGCAACGCTATGGGTTCTCGTTTATTCAGTAACACTACTGGACTTTATGGTGGTGGAGAGTATGCTGATGAAGCTAAGAGAAAAGTTGTTGGAGAAGCTTTAGGTTTAGACCCCGCTATATTCCCAACAAAACCAACTTTACCATACAATGTTATTATAGAAAAAATAATCTCTGGAGAGATAAAAGCTCTTTGGATTCTTTGTACAAACCCTAGACACTCTTGGACAAATAACTATGAGTTCAAAAAAGCAATTGAAAAATTAGAACTTTTCGTTGTTCAAGATTTATATCCAAACACTGATAGTTCAGAGTTAGCAGATCTATTCCTACCAGTTGTTTCTGGAATTCAAAAAGAGGGAACTCTTATTAACACAGAGAGAAGAATCTCTAAACTAAATCCAGTGCTGCCAAAACCAGAGGGAAGATTCACTGACTTTGAAGTTATATACAATTTAGGAAAAGCTTTAGGAATGGGAGATTTACTAAATGGTTGGGAAACTCCTGAGTTAGTTTTCAATAAGATGAAAGCTGTTACAAAAGGAACTCCTTGTGATATAACTGGAGTTAGCTATAAACTTTTAGAAGAGGGATATGGTGTTCAGTGGCCATTCCGTGAGGGTGAAGTTTTAGTTGATCATGAAAGAAGACTTTATGAAAATAATGAGTACTACACTCCTAGCAAAAAAGTTAAATTTATGTTTGAAGATATCGCTGAAAATCCTGTTCCAACAAATGCAGAGTTCCCATACGTTTTAAACACTGGAAGAGGAACTGTTGGTCAATGGCATACTCAAACTAGAACAAGAGAGATAACTTATGTAAATGATTCAACATCTAATAAATCATATATCTATATCTCTAAAAGCTTAGGAGAAAAATTAGGTATTGAAAATGGAGAGGAGATTCTTGTTCACTCTATCAATGGTAGAAGTAGTAAATTCTATGCACTACTTACAGAAAATCTGCCTCACGATGTTTTATATGCACCTATTCACTATATAGAAACAAATAATCTTACACTTTCTATATACGACCCTTACTCTAAAGAGCCATCATATAAATATGCACCTGTCTCTATAGAGAAGATTAATTAGGAGGGATTACTTTGAAAAGAATAAAAATAGATAGAAGTAAATGTATTGGATGCCTAACTTGTGTTAGTGCTTGCTTAGTTTCACACGACTC contains these protein-coding regions:
- the rbsA gene encoding ribose ABC transporter ATP-binding protein RbsA yields the protein MNKEIILKMEGIHKSFPGVKALDGASLNAYKGRVMALMGENGAGKSTLMKIMTGIYTKDAGTVAFKGKEVAFKGTKDSQEAGIAIIHQELNLIGHMSITENIFLGRELTNSFGKIDWTLMHREARTLLDLLNVEDSEKTLIKDLTIGKMQMIEIAKALSQNAKLIVMDEPTDALTDKETESLFNVIRELTSEGRSIIYISHRLKEIPAICDDITVLRDGKFISEAEVKDIDENYIIQSMVGRTLDEQFPNVVVTPGDEVLKVENLSGEYVKNASFTLRKGEILGIAGLMGAGRSELVKTIYGYYKKSSGKVFVDGKEVNITSPESGVNNGIAYVSEDRKGDGLVLGLSVKENMTLSSLKFFSKKFGLNKKSENNSVQEYIEKFSIKTPSENAIIKNLSGGNQQKVAIAKALLTNPKILILDEPTRGVDVGAKKEIYDVINELKTKGLSIIMISSEMPEVMGLSDRIMVVHEHKISGTLLKDEFTQEKIMRYAVGVENK
- the rbsC gene encoding ribose ABC transporter permease, with the protein product MLKKIYNNKPLIGLIVFSIIVSFLNPRFLSMGNILNVLRQTSINSVIAIGMTLVILTGGIDLSVGSILALTGAMGASLIANGVNPVLAIFIAIVLGAIFGIFNGLLISYAKLQPFIVTLVTMTLLRGATLVFTDGKPIPVRDGGDFFDNIGGGYILDIPIPIYIMIALFIAGYYILNNLKFGRYIYAIGGNEEATKLSGVNTSKYKTLVYGVAGALSALAGVIITSRLGSAQPTAGSGYELDAIAAVVLGGTSLAGGIGSIAGTALGAIIIGVLGNALNLLNVSSYYQMMVKAAVILIAVLIDKKSSK
- the rbsB gene encoding ribose ABC transporter substrate-binding protein RbsB codes for the protein MKNRLKYLGFMTLVLGMSTLAEAAKIGFVVSTQDNPFFVTLKEGAVSKAKEMGHEIIVLDSQNDPSKELGNVEDLLINKIDVLLINPTDSDAVISSVKAANRRKVPVITLDRASNSGKVVAHIASDNIAGGELAGNFIIEKLEGKSVKVVELEGIPGTTAARDRGEGFNKAAAGKLDIVAKQAADFDRTKGLNVMENILQGQSEINAVFAHNDEMALGALRAIEAAGKKDVLIVGFDATEDAVKAVKEGKLAATVAQKPGEIGAEGIIAADKVIKKENIPTFIPVPLELVTQ
- a CDS encoding molybdopterin oxidoreductase family protein codes for the protein MNKIQTTCNYCSLACNMDFYVENGSIKKVVPSEKYPVNKGFSCIKGLNLDKQLTSDDFPKNPILKTSTGREEISWDSAYSLFSQKLKDITEKYGKESVAAISTGQLALEEMALVGHVFRNYVGGQLDGNTRLCMATSVVAHKQSFGFDAPPYTLNDFELSDTIIFTGANPVVAHPIIWDRVRKNKNKKVIVIDIRKSETAMNADYFFCIKPKSDLVLYYTIANYLIEKNWIDNSYIENFSENFEDFKKHVSKFSIDDIEETVGITKDQFITLATLIHEGDAVSFWWTMGINQSYQAVRTAQGIINLAVMTGNIGRPGTGANSITGQCNAMGSRLFSNTTGLYGGGEYADEAKRKVVGEALGLDPAIFPTKPTLPYNVIIEKIISGEIKALWILCTNPRHSWTNNYEFKKAIEKLELFVVQDLYPNTDSSELADLFLPVVSGIQKEGTLINTERRISKLNPVLPKPEGRFTDFEVIYNLGKALGMGDLLNGWETPELVFNKMKAVTKGTPCDITGVSYKLLEEGYGVQWPFREGEVLVDHERRLYENNEYYTPSKKVKFMFEDIAENPVPTNAEFPYVLNTGRGTVGQWHTQTRTREITYVNDSTSNKSYIYISKSLGEKLGIENGEEILVHSINGRSSKFYALLTENLPHDVLYAPIHYIETNNLTLSIYDPYSKEPSYKYAPVSIEKIN